In Pectobacterium actinidiae, the DNA window GACAGCAAATACACACAGCGCCTGAATAAAATTGCAGATGCACTGGGTCATGACATCAACGGTACTCCAGCCAACTATAAGGTTTATCTGACAAAAGATGTTAACGCCTGGGCAATGGCTAACGGTTGTATTCGCGTATACAGCGGTCTGATGGATATGATGAATGACAACGAAGTGGAAGGCGTTCTCGGCCACGAAATGGGTCACGTTGCGCTGGGTCACACTCGTAAAGCTATGCAGGTTGCCTATGCAGCGACTGCCGCACGTACTGCAATTGGCTCTGCGGGCGGCGTAGCGGCGTCCCTGTCACAGTCTCAACTCGCCGATCTGGGAGAAGCACTGGTTAATTCCCAATTCTCTCAAACTCAGGAAACGCAGGCCGATGATTACTCCTTCGATCTGCTGAAGAAACGTGGCGTCAAGCTGGAAGGCTTGGCAAGCAGCTTTGAAAAACTTGCCAAACTTGATGCCGGTCGTGAAAGCAGCATGTTTGATTCCCATCCTTCATCGGAAGGACGCGCCAAACATATTCGTGAACGTATTGCTGCTGAGAAGTAATCACCCACGCTGATTACTCGTAAAGCATACA includes these proteins:
- a CDS encoding M48 family metallopeptidase, with protein sequence MAIRSSVLALCVATLLTGCQNLNTSTLMQSGAQAFQAATLSDADVKSLSNQSCEQMDKEAKIAPADSKYTQRLNKIADALGHDINGTPANYKVYLTKDVNAWAMANGCIRVYSGLMDMMNDNEVEGVLGHEMGHVALGHTRKAMQVAYAATAARTAIGSAGGVAASLSQSQLADLGEALVNSQFSQTQETQADDYSFDLLKKRGVKLEGLASSFEKLAKLDAGRESSMFDSHPSSEGRAKHIRERIAAEK